From the genome of Chloroflexi bacterium ADurb.Bin180:
CAACGTTCCTCCCGCCTGATGCACGCCAAGGAGGGGCTAACCGAGAAGCCAGCCCCTGACAGTGGTATCTCTACCTGATGACCGCACCGCACCGATGTGGCGCGACCCAAGCTGGTGCTGCACCAGAGCGCGAGCAGCAGCCAGGTGTCTTGTTGCTGTTAGAAAAGCCGCCGCAGAAGGAAAATCAAACCCAGCACGACCAGAAACGCGCCCATGAGCTGCGCCCCGAGACAGACCGACTGGCGCCAGGCGGTCGGGTCCACGACGTCGGGCAGCGCCGAGCGGGTGGGGCGCGCCAGCGTCGGCGTGGGGCTGGGCTGGGTAAGGGGCGCCGTGGGAAGCATAAAGGTCGGAGTGGCGGCCGGAGTGCCTGTGGCTGTTGGTTCTGGCGTGCGCGTTGGCACAGGGGTCTCGGTCGGAGCGGCGTTTGCCACCAGCACTCCGTTGGCAAAGAACTCGCGGTAGTTGCCGGTCCGATCGACCACCCTGAGCCGTATGGAGTAGGAACCATCAGGAACGATGGTGGTGTCCCAGGTCTCCAGCAGGCCGTCGGCCACAGATGACTCGTGGACGCCGCCAATGCCTGTCCACTGCTGAAGCGGGTTAGGATAAGGTGCATAGTGCACCTCGTATTTCCAGAACTGTGCATCTACGGCCGAGCCGACGATGGGTACGATGCCCCGGACGACGCTGTTTTCGCCCGGAGAGGCAATCCTGGACAATGCTTGCTGTGCGGGCAAGGCCGAGACAGTAGTCCAAAGCGATGCCAGGAGCATCGCCAGGAGCAAGGCTGGAATGAAAAGTCTCTTCATGCTGGCAGTACTCTCCAGAGCCGTCAGGTATGGCTCTCCATACCTGAGCGACGTATCTACAACCGCGGTCAGTTTAGCACAGAACGAGGGCCGTGACAAAGAAACTGGCTCGATGGACCCCGTGCCTGCGCCGGAGGTTTAGCTCCGCCGATAGATGACGCGAGAGCTAGGCTCCTGAATAGCGGCGAACCACGATCACCGCGTTCTGCCCGCCAAAGCCAAAGGCGTTGGCCAGCGCCACATCCACGTGCATCTTGCGTGCCACGTTGGGCACATAGTCGAGATCACACTCTGGGTCCGGGTACTCGAGGTTGATCGTTGGCGGCACGATGCCGTCCCGGATGGCCAGAACTGCGGCCACAGCGGAGATGCTCCCCGCCGCCCCGAGCAAGTGTCCCAGCATGGATTTGATCGAGCTGATGGCGATGGCCGGTGCGTGGTCACCAAAGGCAAGCTTGCAGGCCTTGGTCTCGGCCACGTCGTTCAAAGGAGTGCCCGTTCCGTGGGGCACAATGTAGTCGACTCTGGAAGGGGCGATGTCGGCGTCAGCGAGGGCGCGGGAGATGGCCCGGGCGGCCCCTTCGCCAGTGGGTTCAGGTGCCGCGATGTGGTAGGCGTCCTCCGTCAGAGAGTAGCCGGCTACTTCGGCCAGGATCGGCGCACCGCGCTCGAGGGCATGGGGCAGCGTCTCCATCACCAGCATCGCCGCCCCTTCGCCGAGCACCGTGCCGTCGCGCTTGGCATCGAAGGGCCGGCAGGCCTTTTGCGGCTCATCATTGCGTACCGAGAGAGCGCCGATGCGGCTGAAAGCCCCGATGTCCAGCGCGCTGAGCGCGGACTCAGCACCGCCGGCAAACATGACATCCGTCTCGCCATACTGCAGGCTGCGCAGGGCGTCACCGATAGCCGCTGTGCCGGTGGCACAGGCCGCTACCGGCGATGTGGTGGGCCCCTTGGCTCCCAGCAGAATGGCCAACTGACAGGCACCTGAACTGGGCAGCAGAATCGGGACCATCACCGGATTGATGCGGCGGATTCCCTGATCGTGGAACACGATCGTCTGTTCTTCGATGAGATCCGCCCCGCCAATGGCCGTGCCCATAGCGACCCCGACGCGGGTGCGGTCTTCTTTGGCCAGGTCGAGTCCCGCCGCGTGGAGCGCCTCGTTCGTAGCAGCGATAGCAAACTGGGTGAAACGAGCGGTGCGCTTGGCGTCCTTAAAGTCCATGTACTTGACCGGATCGAAATCGGTGACTTCGGCCGCAATCTGGGTAGGCAGGTCAGCGGGATCGTAGCGCGTGATGCGCCTGACGCCCGACCGGCCGGCAAGCAGGGACTGCCAGGTGGCCTCGACGCCAAGCCCAAGCGGCGTGATGGCTCCCAGACCGGTGACTACGACGCGCTTCTTTTCCATTTCGTTTCTCCTTCGTTGCCCGGGTGTTAGTACAACACCACCACGGCGCAGATGGTACCGCTAGATTCGCTCGAGAACGAGCAGGTGCGACAACCCGAAGGCACGCAGGGGCGTGCTCTCGAGCGCGTAGGTCAGTGTGCGAAGCACCGACGCCAGCCGAGGGCGGCGGTGAGCGACGTTGTCGTAGCCGGGATAGATCTCGGTGAATACCAGCGGCCGACCGGGCAAGCCGGCGAACAACCGACGCAGCCCGCCAGAGGTGTAGGTCCGCACGTGGGGGCAAAGGCGATTGCGGAGGGGATCAGGAAGATAGTTCACCAGAGGAATGTTGCCGAAATGGTACTGGCCTCGCCAGTAGAACCCGTGTGTCTCAAACGGGAACAGGCGATTGGGCACAAAGACAATCACCCGTCCCGCCGGACGCGTCACGCGCAGGGCCTCAGCCAGAGCCGCCCGGTCGTCCTCAACGTGCTCCAGAACCTCGTGCAGCAGGACGACGTCAAAGAACGAATCCGGAAAGGGCAGCTTTTCGGCCGGGGCCTGGTAGATGTTAGGCAGCTCTGTGCTGGCCTCGGCGACCTTCTCAGCATCGATGTCCACTCCGTAGACCTGATCGCTGAAGGCGCCCATCTTGCGGACATAGGCGCCCAGACCGCAGCCAACGTCAAGGATTCGCTTGCCGGTCAACTCGGCGTAGTGATGAATGAGGTCGAGGCGCCGATCCTGGCCAAAGCGCCAGACATAGCTGGGATGGCCCAGGGTGATAGCTTTGTCTTTGCTGTCCATGCTCCGCATGCTCTTGCTGCCGCTGACGTGCAGCCGCATCTTATCGTCAATCCAGTGGATCATCAAGCGTGGGTTTGGGCTGTGCGGAGAAAGCGCGTACAATAGCCAGGATCAACCCGCAGGGAGCAGCGCATGGAACAGGTGGTGATTCTTGGTTCTGGTCCGGCAGGGTGGACGGCAGCGATCTATGCTGGCCGTTCCCTGTTGTCGCCGGTGCTGATCACCGGCAACGCGCTGGGCGGGCAGGCAGCCACGACCAGCGAGATAGAGAACTATCCCGGCTTTCCGCAGGGAATCGGCGGGATGGAGCTGATGCAGTTGATGCAGCAACAGGCCGAGCGGCTGGGAACCAGGGTGTCCTTTGACGAGGTCACGGCCGTCGACCTGAGCCGACATCCATTCCTGGTCCAGACTCACGGTGCGTCGTACGAGGCAGCCACGGTGATCATCGCTACTGGTGTTGCGCCGAGGCTGCTCGGGGTGCCGGGAGAAGCGGAGCT
Proteins encoded in this window:
- the fabF gene encoding 3-oxoacyl-(acyl-carrier-protein) synthase 2, translated to MEKKRVVVTGLGAITPLGLGVEATWQSLLAGRSGVRRITRYDPADLPTQIAAEVTDFDPVKYMDFKDAKRTARFTQFAIAATNEALHAAGLDLAKEDRTRVGVAMGTAIGGADLIEEQTIVFHDQGIRRINPVMVPILLPSSGACQLAILLGAKGPTTSPVAACATGTAAIGDALRSLQYGETDVMFAGGAESALSALDIGAFSRIGALSVRNDEPQKACRPFDAKRDGTVLGEGAAMLVMETLPHALERGAPILAEVAGYSLTEDAYHIAAPEPTGEGAARAISRALADADIAPSRVDYIVPHGTGTPLNDVAETKACKLAFGDHAPAIAISSIKSMLGHLLGAAGSISAVAAVLAIRDGIVPPTINLEYPDPECDLDYVPNVARKMHVDVALANAFGFGGQNAVIVVRRYSGA
- a CDS encoding putative S-adenosylmethionine-dependent methyltransferase produces the protein MIHWIDDKMRLHVSGSKSMRSMDSKDKAITLGHPSYVWRFGQDRRLDLIHHYAELTGKRILDVGCGLGAYVRKMGAFSDQVYGVDIDAEKVAEASTELPNIYQAPAEKLPFPDSFFDVVLLHEVLEHVEDDRAALAEALRVTRPAGRVIVFVPNRLFPFETHGFYWRGQYHFGNIPLVNYLPDPLRNRLCPHVRTYTSGGLRRLFAGLPGRPLVFTEIYPGYDNVAHRRPRLASVLRTLTYALESTPLRAFGLSHLLVLERI